The Nitrospira sp. region CCGAGCTTCGTCCCGGCACAACAGGCTGCGCCATCCCGCATTCTGATCCACATGAAAACGTCGCTCGCGCTGGATGACGCCCAGATCTGCGCGGTGCCGAATGTCGCCTGGGCGGCGGTGAAAGCCGGCCACAAGGTGACAATTCTGGTGGATGCGAGCGCGGTGACTTCGGTGACGAAGGGTTTCGGATGGTTCAGGAAACTCATTGGCACTGAGACCACCGCGCTGGATCGCGCTGGTCTGCCTGAGCGAGAACGGCACAGTCTCTCCGAACAGATGGGCGTGCCGCTGGAGCAGGTCCCGCATAACTACGGCGAGTACTTCGACCTCCTGAAAAACAAGCTGGGCGTCGAGATCTACGGCAACCAGACTATGATGCTGCTCTACAAGATCGATCCGACGCGGGTCGCCTCAGCTGTCACGCCCATTCCACTCGCAAGGATAGTGGATGTATTCGCGTCAGCGGACCGAGTGATCGTGTATTAGAAATACCATTGACGGTTGAGATGGACGAGAAATAGACTGACGCCATGCGAGTATGTTCCCATCGCTCCAGGTCGGTTCTCGCCGGGACCATCGTGGGGTTCTTGCTGGCGTTCAGCTTCAATGCCTACGCCTGTCTCCTGCCGCTGCCCGGGACAGCCGATGCCTGGATGGCAAACGGCTGTTCGACCCCCATGGAGCAACCGGCTCGCCAACTGTGCGACGGCTTCAAGACTCTGGGTGTTCTTCATGTGTGATCACCTCCTCTCACCTCTTGACCGGCATCTCTTGTTCCTTCCCGTTTAACCTCCGTCTGCCAGCGCCAGATGACATAGATCGCCGGAATCACCAACAGTGTCAGGAGCATGGCCGAGAACACTCCGCCGACCATCGGCGCAGCCAAACGTTTCATCACGTCCGCGCCGGTCCCTGCGGCCCACATGACCGGAATCAAGCCGAGGATGTTGGCAAGCCCGGCCATCGCCATCGGCCGGATGCGTTCCACGGCGCCGGCCTGTACGGTGTGGATGAGATCCTCCAGCGTCGTCAGTTGTCCCGCCGCCTTGCGGCGTTTACAGGCTTCATCGAGATAGGACAGCATGACGGCGCTGGTCTCGGCGGCCACGCCGGCCAAGGCGATGATCCCCACCCACACGGCGATACTCATGTTATAGCCGAGCCACACCATGTACCAGACACCGCCGACCAGGGAGAGCGGGACGCCCAGCATGACCATCAAGG contains the following coding sequences:
- a CDS encoding efflux RND transporter permease subunit, which codes for IMWSGQYEYMQRVRERLTIFIPLTLAIIFVLYYFTFRSVAETLMVMLGVPLSLVGGVWYMVWLGYNMSIAVWVGIIALAGVAAETSAVMLSYLDEACKRRKAAGQLTTLEDLIHTVQAGAVERIRPMAMAGLANILGLIPVMWAAGTGADVMKRLAAPMVGGVFSAMLLTLLVIPAIYVIWRWQTEVKREGTRDAGQEVRGGDHT